TCAGGGTGACTATACCGATACTTTGCTCAAGTGAGAAGAGTAGATTGATCGCTTGTCGTCCGTATTCGATGATCAACGTTGCGAGCAACTCTTTATTGAGGCCAAACGGCGATGAGTTTGTGCGCCCGTTTGGAGCATAAGATAGGAGGTGATGTCAGTGGCTCGATTCCTTGTGTACTTAGAGCCGGCAGAAGAAGGCGGGTACATCATCTCTGCCCCTGCGCTGCCCGGCTGCGTGACGCAGGGCGAGACGCGGGAGGAAGCGCTCCGCATGATTCAGGATGCGATTCGCGGCTACATCGCCAGCTTGC
The Blastocatellia bacterium genome window above contains:
- a CDS encoding type II toxin-antitoxin system HicB family antitoxin, with the protein product MARFLVYLEPAEEGGYIISAPALPGCVTQGETREEALRMIQDAIRGYIASLRKHGEPLPSGYEAAEFEVIEVEVDTAS